From the genome of Prunus persica cultivar Lovell chromosome G8, Prunus_persica_NCBIv2, whole genome shotgun sequence:
CTGAGTGGTTGCAGCGAGTTACTGCtgagtaaataaattattatcacACCACAGGCAGCCAAGTGCCTAGTAATatcaaaaaccctaaaccctaaagcgCACATTATAAACACACTCGAGCCTCCTCACATTCTCGCTGCTCCTCACTCTCTCTATCTGATAAACCATAGCAAAGCTGTTTTCTCACAACACTCGCATAGATGGCACCTCCGCGAGGTAAAGCAAAATATGATTTATCTGTGTAGTCTGTTTAAAATGCATTGTATCCTTCTGATTTGGTTCTTCTTAAtcgatttattttttggtaatttgtTTTCGAacacaatataaataaaatttcagttcTTTACTATTCCTTCTTCATTTCGGTTCTTAGTTTTCTGAGTTGTTTAACTTTTGTGTTTATGGTTGTTATTGTTGAGAAATTTTAGCAGGAGCCCTTATAATTTTATGTGTTTTGTGCAGGccgtggtggtagtggtggtggattCAGGGGCAGAGGTGATGGAGGGAGAGGTGGAAGAGGAGGAGGCAGGTTTGGTGGTGGAAGAGGCGGTGACAGAGGTGGTAGTGCCTTTAAAAGCCGTGGCGGAGGCCGTGGTGGTGATCGTGGAGGCCGTGGAGGAAGGGGCCGTGGTGGAGGAATGAAGGGTGGAAACAAAGTTGTGGTCGAGCCTCACAGACATGAAGGGGTTTTCATTGCCAAGGGTAAAGAAGATGCTCTTGTTACCAAGAATATGGTGCCCGGGGAAGCTGTATACAATGAGAAGAGGATATCTGTTCAGGTTTCTTGCGTTcgtttcttatttatatgccTTCGACACAATTGATTTTCATTAGGGCTTACTTTCTATCTGTTCAAACCAATAACATTAGGGATTACTTCTGTGTCTTGcagtttttaatttcatggTTGATGAATGTGATTGTATTGTGTTGTTCACCTTAAAGTGCATTTTCTTCCATTCAGAATGAGGATGGAACAAAAGTTGAATATAGAATTTGGAACCCTTTCCGTTCTAAGTTGGCTGCAGCTATTCTCGGTGGTGTTGATGATATATGGATTGTAAGCTTTGATTCCATGCTTTCTTCCATTCTCTTTTGTCTACTTTCTATCCATGATTTTGAGTCTATAATCTCATTATTTCTGTATGTTGATGAAGAAACCTGGTGCTCGTGTTCTCTACCTTGGGGCTGCTTCTGGCACCACAGTGTCTCATGTGTCTGACATTGTTGGCCCTGTAAGTGTTTGTAATACTGCAGTTCTTAAATTGGTTAAGCTGAGAATAGATTCTTAGAACTGCTGTTGTTTTTGTAGACTGGAGTTGTTTATGCAGTGGAGTTTTCTCATAGAAGTGGCAGAGACTTGGTAAACATGGCAAAGAAGCGCACAAATGTTATACCCATTATTGAAGATGCCAGACATCCAGCTAAATATCGTATGCTTGTTGGCATGGTAGATGTAATATTTTCTGATGTTGCACAACCTGATCAGGTTTGTTTTTTGCAATTCTTGTCTTTGCTAGTAACTAACATTAAATTTGGAGAGACTCGGGGTGGTACTCTTTGGTTGAGCTGGTTGCAGAGCTTTTCTTAAGGCTTTTGCAAGTTCAAGGATTTCCATACTTCATGTGGGTTTGCTAATTAATATCACCCATATTGCATTTTCTATTATCTGagttggtttttttgtttttttgataaAGCATAACTGTTGTGTGTATCTTTCATGCACGTGATGAGTTAACTCGGATTCCCCTTCAGGATGTCATGTATGATGTGAGCTCGAGTTTTCTGATGCATACTGCATTTGTCTTTTGAAATGTCCTTTCTGTATCATGACAATCTTTTCTCATACGTAGTCTTTTTTGCAAGCTTACAACGGTTTGTATGTACTTGTTCTACCCATTCTTGTTTTGGAGATAGATACTGGATAGTTTTCCCCTTGTGCAATGAGTcatgcatatttttttttgctttatgCCCCTTCAATGTATTTGTAGAAGTTTTGTGTTTACTAGTATATTGAGCATGTGACGAAGTACTCGGATTCCCCTTCAAGACATCTTGGGTGATGTACGTCGAGTTTCTGATTCTCCTGATGTCAAGTAGTTGATTTTGTTGTGTTACTTtccttatctctctctctctcttgtttttcTGGTGGTCTTCACGTCAATGTTTGTGATGGTGTTGGAAAGGCACTCCTTGGGGTTGAGGCCTTAGGATTGGCCACAATCTCTTGCCACTGGTTTCTCCTGGCTCCATTAAGTTATTTGCATCTGAAAATTGTTTGCTCTCTTTAATGATCTTTGCAGGCTAGGATTGTAGCATTGAATGCATCATATTTTCTCAAGGCTGGAGGTCACTTTGTTATCTCAATTAAGGTTTGCTTTCAAAATTCTCAGTAGTCTTTGTCATAAGCATGAAGTTCCTTAGCCTATCATATTCGTTTAAGTCAAGTTAGACGGCGGAAAGTTGACTCTCGCTGCATAGTCTAGTGTTTGATAAATGTGGTTTGTCATTTCAGGCCAATTGCATTGATTCAACCTCGCCTGCGGAAGCAGTTTTCCAACAGGAGGTGAAGAGGCTGCAGGCAGATCAGTTTAAGCCTATGGAACAAGTCACTCTTGAACCTTTCGAGCGCGACCATGCTTGTGTGGTTGGTGGCTATCGTGTGCCAAAGAAGTCAAAAACTGCTGCTTAGAATTTTTGGCCATGTATGATCATCCATGAGCAGCATAGCATGGCTTGATAAGTTTTCCTTTCTAGCTGTAACTGCTAACTAGTTTGAGTGACTTTTATGTAGTTCTGAACTCGTGGTAAACGTTGgagacatttttgtttttgtaaagTAG
Proteins encoded in this window:
- the LOC18766627 gene encoding probable mediator of RNA polymerase II transcription subunit 36b; its protein translation is MAPPRGRGGSGGGFRGRGDGGRGGRGGGRFGGGRGGDRGGSAFKSRGGGRGGDRGGRGGRGRGGGMKGGNKVVVEPHRHEGVFIAKGKEDALVTKNMVPGEAVYNEKRISVQNEDGTKVEYRIWNPFRSKLAAAILGGVDDIWIKPGARVLYLGAASGTTVSHVSDIVGPTGVVYAVEFSHRSGRDLVNMAKKRTNVIPIIEDARHPAKYRMLVGMVDVIFSDVAQPDQARIVALNASYFLKAGGHFVISIKANCIDSTSPAEAVFQQEVKRLQADQFKPMEQVTLEPFERDHACVVGGYRVPKKSKTAA